From Temnothorax longispinosus isolate EJ_2023e chromosome 3, Tlon_JGU_v1, whole genome shotgun sequence, one genomic window encodes:
- the LOC139809461 gene encoding uncharacterized protein T26G10.4-like — translation MRRLLAAVEDAALSEGLRFNPAKCATLHVDTGVGSRVLPTTFEIQGQPVHHLAESESYHHLGVPTGFSVDATPFQTIDGLLGGLRAVDRSLLTPWQRVEVVATHLLPRMDFLLRGVAVEKRPLVAADKLVRRAAKTWLNLPQRASAEPVYLPPSRGGCGLLPLADLVDVLSVAHAFRMLTAGDGTVRGLAWASLRGVVARRIGHPPTNEELASFLSGSLEGRMRDGGERSLWSSARNAARRQSERLSLRWEWCAATEEMMVVCRSARGAMVKMPPGARSQVVYRLRSAVIEFYTDRLLSKPDQGKVFEVSLRARASNHFVRNGSFTRFADWRFIHRAKLDVLPLNGARRWGEPDKRCRRCGGAAETLPHVLNHCGVHSAAIQLRHDAVLHRLWKACRLPGDKRVNRGDKRVEGVEGELEGLRPDLVIRHKSSKSVVICDVTVPFENRWQAFKDVRKRKLAKYSLLAEAL, via the coding sequence ATGCGGAGGCTTCTTGCCGCCGTAGAGGACGCAGCGTTGTCGGAGGGTTTGCGGTTCAACCCTGCTAAATGTGCCACCCTGCACGTCGATACGGGGGTGGGCAGCAGGGTTCTGCCCACAACGTTCGAAATCCAGGGACAGCCTGTTCATCATCTGGCGGAGAGCGAGTCTTATCATCACCTTGGCGTCCCGACTGGATTCTCGGTTGACGCTACGCCATTTCAGACCATTGATGGTCTGCTCGGGGGTCTCCGGGCGGTAGACCGATCCCTGCTTACCCCGTGGCAGAGAGTCGAAGTCGTTGCAACTCACCTGTTGCCGCGGATGGACTTTCTGCTTCGGGGGGTTGCAGTGGAGAAGCGTCCATTGGTAGCTGCGGACAAATTGGTCCGGAGGGCCGCTAAAACCTGGCTCAATCTCCCGCAGCGTGCAAGCGCGGAACCAGTTTACCTCCCTCCCAGCCGGGGGGGTTGTGGACTGCTTCCGCTCGCCGACCTCGTGGACGTCCTGTCCGTCGCGCACGCCTTCCGTATGCTTACGGCTGGCGACGGGACGGTCAGGGGGCTCGCGTGGGCGTCGCTGCGGGGGGTTGTAGCTAGGCGTATCGGTCATCCTCCAACTAACGAGGAGCTCGCGTCCTTCCTTTCGGGTTCGCTCGAGGGTCGGATGCGAGACGGCGGGGAGCGCTCCCTGTGGTCGAGTGCTCGGAATGCCGCGCGGAGACAGTCCGAAAGACTGTCGCTCCGGTGGGAATGGTGTGCGGCTACCGAGGAGATGATGGTGGTATGCCGGAGTGCCAGAGGCGCGATGGTGAAAATGCCACCAGGAGCTCGCTCCCAGGTGGTATATCGCTTGCGCTCAGCTGTGATAGAGTTCTATACTGACCGGCTATTAAGCAAGCCTGATCAGGGGAAGGTGTTCGAGGTGTCGTTGCGGGCGAGGGCGAGCAATCACTTCGTCCGTAATGGCAGCTTCACCCGCTTCGCCGACTGGCGCTTTATCCATCGCGCCAAGTTGGATGTCCTCCCTCTTAATGGTGCACGCCGTTGGGGGGAGCCGGACAAGAGGTGTCGGCGTTGCGGTGGGGCAGCTGAGACCCTTCCCCATGTTTTAAATCACTGCGGCGTCCACTCGGCCGCCATACAGCTGAGGCACGACGCCGTCCTGCACCGTCTCTGGAAGGCTTGTCGGCTTCCGGGAGATAAACGGGTGAACCGGGGAGATAAGCGGGTCGAGGGCGTTGAGGGGGAACTTGAGGGGCTACGGCCTGATCTTGTGATCAGGCACAAGTCCTCCAAGAGTGTCGTTATCTGCGACGTGACGGTGCCCTTTGAGAACCGTTGGCAGGCGTTCAAGGACGTAAGGAAGAGGAAACTCGCCAAGTATTCTCTCCTTGCTGAGGCGCTTTAG
- the LOC139809462 gene encoding protein unc-45 homolog B-like yields MYCSRQWLSECIVAAVTRKDKVDAIINQGVNILKKLCQFQDDSLRVRALVAFCKMGNSGDSDATTRPFADGVTKELTEACRRLLINPKKENNMREWAIKGLSYLTFNPGVKEKLIEDKKAIHMMIEIAKTGDQSVLFGVLTTLVNLCNAYDEHELEMIELTKFVKYHFPEESELDDDDLVERLWALVAANVISVLVNLAKTDSQNCKELIARVFNAICILEGVREMVVDEGGTEALLSLALDGTVEGKKQASLALVRLALTKRPEVIFPGQLLTEFVQPIVNFLNPECSVNENCQTLTALCNLAKVNHSMREHIFEEGVFQKIEGFRYKGDYLLRLASDENQDIKFAAAAAPVKLTVANKEACKKVFDSNFWLEFLRSLLTNPSNNIQEMGVIFVLSMIRNVEDVTAKLIETGIMELLRALRNKNSTVQNKNIKELTYIALEAVAERSSKEALSVKIWERDTACRLGQLDLLNRLEIKLWNSEGY; encoded by the exons ATGTATTGCAGCAGACAGTGGCTCTCCGAATGTATCGTTGCCGCTGTGACCAGAAAAGACAAGGTCGACGCGATCATAAATCAAGGtgtcaatatattaaaaaagctGTGTCAATTTCAAGATGATTCACTTCGGGTTCGAGCGTTAGTGGCTTTTTGCAAGATGGGTAATTCCGGAGACTCAGACGCGACTACCAGACCGTTTGCGGATGGAGTGACCAAGGAATTGACCGAGGCTTGCAGACGATTGTTGATTAAtccaaagaaagaaaacaatatGAGAGAATGGGCCATAAAAGGTCTGTCGTATCTGACTTTCAACCCCGGAGTCAAAGAGAAGTTGATCGAGGATAAAAAAGCCATTCATATGATGATCGAGATCGCCAAGACTGGTGATCAATCGGTTCTCTTCGGCGTGCTTACGACGTTGGTGAACTTGTGCAACGCTTATGACGAGCATGAACTTGAGATGATAGAATTGACAAAGTTTGTCAAATATCATTTTCCCGAGGAATCTGAATTGGACGACGACGACTTGGTAGAAAGATTGTGGGCATTAGTGGCCGCCAATGTGATCAGCGTTCTGGTGAACCTCGCCAAAACGGACAGTCAGAATTGCAAGGAATTGATAGCGCGCGTTTTCAACGCGATATGTATTCTAGAGGGAGTGAGAGAAATGGTTGTTGATGAAGGTGGCACGGAGGCATTGTTGTCGTTAGCGCTGGATGGCACAGTTGAGGGAAAGAAACAAGCTTCGCTAGCTTTGGTCCGTTTGGCACTTACGAAACGTCCTGAGGTTATATTTCCCGGTCAACTACTCACGGAGTTTGTTCAACCCATCGTAAATTTTCTGAACCCAGAGTGTTCCGTTAATGAGAATTGCCAGACTCTAACAGCTTTGTGCAATCTAGCTAAAGTCAACCACAGCATGCGAGAACATATATTCGAAGAAGGAGTATTTCAGAAGATTGAAGGCTTTAGGTACAAGGGAGATTATCTTTTGAGATTGGCGTCT GACGAGAATCAAGATATTAAGTTTGCAGCAGCTGCAGCTCCAGTGAAGCTGACGGTGGCCAACAAAGAGGCTTGCAAGAAAGTTTTCGACTCGAATTTCTGGCTGGAATTCCTACGCTCTTTACTCACCAATCCAAGCAATAACATACAAGAAATGGGTGTTATATTTGTGCTAAGTATGATAAGAAACGTGGAAGATGTTACTGCAAAACTCATCGAAACAGGCATAATGGAACTACTGAGAGCATTGAGAAACAAGAACAGTACCGTACAGAACAAGAACATCAAGGAATTGACATACATTGCTTTAGAGGCTGTTGCGGAACGATCTAGTAAAGAAGCACTCAGCGTAAAAATATGGGAACGTGATACAGCATGTCGATTAGGACAATTAGACCTTCTAAATCGTTTGGAAATAAAGTTATGG AATTCGGAAGGATACTAA